One part of the Streptomyces lydicus genome encodes these proteins:
- a CDS encoding phosphodiester glycosidase family protein, with protein MDQAVTSADLSTETSTATPYLFTDWQPWYQGICRAVGTADLAFDTALPVARKQNVNVVRIDLQNANVSFCTTPAGGKYQTLGDTVTGFLSANPTVMVAINANFSWYDTDVAGGNFSLMGLAISHGNVVCDPRVPAPQPTPQQTADVPNQNYAGAMAMLISQGNEVTFQLVTEADPHWPSGTYTAIAGSPNPGAGWPPQLYQPGQPLLLVDNGVNMATPSASPSERVAGRTAVGVSADGQYLYLVTLDGCENAAWPNGGAFYDIAQWLIIAGAAKALNLDGGGSTAMACRDGNNNPILMNVPYGAESFPGVQRAVGNFFGVITQPLS; from the coding sequence ATGGACCAGGCCGTCACCAGTGCAGATCTCTCGACGGAGACGTCGACCGCCACGCCGTACCTCTTCACCGACTGGCAGCCGTGGTACCAGGGGATCTGCCGCGCGGTGGGCACGGCCGATCTCGCCTTCGACACCGCTCTGCCGGTCGCGCGAAAGCAGAACGTCAATGTGGTGCGCATCGACCTGCAGAATGCGAACGTCTCCTTCTGCACCACGCCGGCGGGTGGGAAGTACCAGACGCTCGGAGACACGGTGACCGGGTTCTTGAGTGCGAACCCGACCGTGATGGTCGCGATCAACGCGAACTTCTCCTGGTACGACACGGACGTCGCCGGTGGCAATTTCTCGCTGATGGGACTCGCCATCTCGCACGGAAATGTCGTGTGCGATCCCAGGGTCCCGGCGCCGCAACCCACTCCGCAGCAGACTGCCGACGTGCCGAACCAGAACTACGCCGGCGCGATGGCGATGCTGATCTCGCAGGGGAACGAGGTGACCTTCCAACTCGTCACGGAGGCCGATCCGCATTGGCCGTCGGGTACGTACACGGCGATCGCGGGCAGCCCGAACCCGGGCGCGGGCTGGCCACCTCAGCTGTACCAGCCGGGGCAGCCGCTGCTACTGGTCGACAACGGGGTCAACATGGCGACGCCCTCGGCGTCTCCCTCCGAGAGGGTGGCCGGGCGCACCGCGGTCGGTGTGAGCGCCGACGGGCAGTACCTGTACCTCGTGACGCTCGACGGGTGCGAGAACGCCGCGTGGCCCAACGGAGGCGCCTTCTACGACATCGCGCAATGGCTGATCATCGCCGGGGCCGCCAAGGCGCTCAATCTCGACGGCGGGGGCTCCACCGCGATGGCGTGCCGCGACGGCAACAACAACCCGATCCTGATGAACGTCCCGTACGGCGCCGAGTCGTTCCCGGGAGTTCAGCGCGCCGTCGGGAATTTCTTCGGCGTGATCACGCAGCCGCTGTCGTAG
- a CDS encoding LysR family transcriptional regulator — MELELRHLRVLCAIADAGSVGRAASELGYSQPAMSTQLQRIEQYFGHPLFERNSSGVELTRYGTEVLAQARDVLARAAAIGRRPTADGVGTPRPLRLAATNTPALAGMLIRLRSRLPDLALTVSSVYPSSEIVELLEQDELDAAIAADYPGLELRHSTAVAHRGIVTEPSFVALPAGHRLRHFREVALADLADDAWFLTPDDGAGWPGVFYAACRAAGFTPATVHEFLGDQQQLQNMIAEGIGVSVVQATLRPLPGVLVKPLVGTPLWCRYVLAWRRGGLADEVGDALLASAAAAYRALIAQSPHFRTWAARTWSVARR, encoded by the coding sequence ATGGAGCTGGAGCTTCGGCACCTGAGGGTGCTGTGTGCGATCGCCGACGCCGGGAGCGTGGGCCGGGCCGCGTCGGAGCTGGGGTACTCGCAGCCGGCCATGAGCACCCAACTCCAGCGCATCGAGCAGTACTTCGGCCATCCGCTGTTCGAGCGGAACTCCTCGGGCGTGGAGCTGACGCGGTACGGCACGGAAGTCCTGGCCCAGGCCCGTGACGTCCTGGCCCGCGCGGCCGCGATCGGGCGCCGGCCGACCGCGGACGGCGTGGGAACGCCCCGCCCGCTGCGGCTGGCCGCGACCAACACACCGGCCCTCGCCGGCATGCTCATCCGGCTCCGCAGCCGACTGCCCGACCTGGCCCTCACGGTGAGCAGTGTGTATCCGTCCTCGGAGATCGTCGAACTCCTGGAGCAGGACGAGCTGGACGCCGCGATCGCCGCGGACTACCCCGGACTCGAACTGCGGCACTCGACGGCCGTGGCACACCGCGGGATCGTCACCGAGCCGTCCTTCGTCGCGCTGCCGGCCGGGCATCGGCTGCGGCACTTCCGGGAGGTGGCGCTCGCCGACCTCGCCGACGACGCGTGGTTCCTGACCCCGGACGACGGGGCGGGCTGGCCCGGGGTGTTCTACGCGGCCTGCCGCGCGGCCGGATTCACCCCGGCGACGGTCCACGAATTCCTGGGCGACCAGCAGCAGTTGCAGAACATGATTGCCGAAGGCATCGGGGTTTCCGTCGTGCAAGCGACGCTCCGGCCGCTCCCCGGTGTCCTCGTCAAACCGCTGGTCGGCACACCCCTGTGGTGCCGTTACGTGCTGGCCTGGCGGCGCGGGGGCCTCGCCGACGAGGTGGGGGACGCGCTTCTCGCCTCCGCCGCCGCGGCATACCGCGCTCTCATCGCGCAGTCACCGCACTTCCGCACGTGGGCCGCGCGGACCTGGAGTGTGGCCAGGCGCTGA
- a CDS encoding MFS transporter: MSLKVESAAEDPPDAAGSPFALPAFRWFFAGRLVSLLGSAMTPVALSLSVLNASNSAGDMGAVLTANTVPLIVFTLAGGVVGDRFPRRLVLLVSHLGAALTQAVVAFLLLSGNYDLGSLILLEALNGTTAAFTNPALRGIVPDLVPTSQIQRANSALGSAKNAAKVLGPTVAATIVATGGGGWAISLDAATYLVAALCMARLKVTGSPPPRTAGVLRSLREGWTEFRSRTWVWTIVASFGMANCIQVGIWTVLGPLIAKQRIGETSWGLVLSVRAVGLLLMAVLLYRITLKRLLPVAQTCAALMGLPLIALGLVTNVYWLAAATFVAGLSLGFYSIAWDSTLQEQIPRNVIARISSYDNLGSFLAIPVGQLSAAPLANAFGAPRVALLGGFLWIVLTLCPLVVPSVRGMQSRSS; this comes from the coding sequence ATGAGCCTCAAAGTCGAGAGCGCGGCGGAAGACCCGCCCGACGCGGCCGGTAGTCCCTTCGCGCTGCCGGCATTCCGATGGTTCTTCGCCGGCCGGCTCGTCTCGCTGCTGGGCAGTGCGATGACGCCGGTGGCGTTGTCCCTTTCGGTGCTCAACGCGTCGAACAGCGCCGGTGACATGGGGGCGGTGCTGACCGCCAACACCGTCCCGCTCATCGTCTTCACCCTGGCCGGCGGCGTCGTCGGTGACCGGTTCCCGCGACGTCTGGTCCTCCTCGTCTCCCACCTCGGTGCCGCGCTGACGCAAGCGGTCGTCGCCTTCCTGCTGCTCTCCGGGAACTACGACCTCGGTTCCCTGATCCTGCTGGAGGCCCTCAACGGAACCACGGCGGCCTTCACGAATCCGGCCCTGCGCGGCATCGTGCCGGACCTCGTTCCCACGTCGCAGATCCAGCGGGCGAATTCCGCTCTCGGATCGGCGAAGAACGCCGCGAAGGTGCTGGGGCCGACCGTCGCCGCCACGATCGTCGCCACCGGAGGCGGTGGCTGGGCCATTTCCCTCGACGCCGCCACCTACTTGGTCGCGGCGCTCTGCATGGCGCGGCTGAAGGTGACCGGCAGCCCGCCGCCCCGCACGGCCGGCGTCCTGAGGTCCCTGCGTGAGGGCTGGACGGAATTCAGGTCGCGAACCTGGGTGTGGACGATCGTCGCGTCCTTCGGCATGGCGAACTGCATTCAGGTCGGCATCTGGACCGTGCTCGGCCCGCTCATCGCGAAGCAGCGCATCGGCGAGACCTCCTGGGGGCTCGTGCTCAGCGTCAGGGCGGTCGGTCTGCTGCTCATGGCCGTGCTGTTGTACCGGATCACCTTGAAGCGCCTGCTCCCCGTGGCGCAGACCTGCGCGGCGCTGATGGGCCTTCCGCTGATCGCGCTGGGCCTCGTGACGAACGTGTACTGGCTCGCCGCCGCCACCTTTGTCGCGGGGTTGAGCCTCGGCTTCTACAGCATTGCCTGGGACAGCACCTTGCAGGAGCAGATCCCGAGGAACGTGATCGCCAGGATCTCCTCGTACGACAATCTCGGTTCCTTCCTCGCCATCCCGGTGGGGCAACTCTCCGCAGCCCCGCTGGCGAACGCGTTCGGGGCTCCCCGGGTGGCACTGCTCGGCGGATTCCTGTGGATCGTCCTCACCCTCTGCCCCCTCGTGGTCCCTTCGGTACGGGGAATGCAGTCGCGGTCCTCGTAG
- a CDS encoding serine hydrolase: MTAVPSGLGAVLAQADAGIQLHAVDLDTGGEVAVAADQQVVIASVAKILIVLEFARQAAAGQLDPGAHVTLRAEDRLGGWGIAGCADDVDISLRDCAYFAMSLSDNTAADALIRRVGGDAVRMLVAELGLDRTRFLGGPRHLLRSMYADLGARDDREFAARYRALSPTERRRSLSVFDPRRTTSSTARDMTRLLGLIWHDRAGTADACAAVRRLMTRQLSSTRLASGFPPPVTVAAKSGTLPGMHMEAGVVRYPDGRRYALAVFATARDLHTRPADLDETIGRVAHAAVETIREGHDEAAGSSR; this comes from the coding sequence TTGACCGCCGTCCCCAGCGGTCTCGGCGCCGTACTCGCGCAGGCGGACGCCGGCATACAGCTCCACGCCGTGGACCTGGACACCGGCGGTGAGGTTGCCGTCGCGGCCGACCAACAGGTGGTCATCGCGTCCGTCGCGAAGATCCTCATCGTCCTGGAGTTCGCCAGGCAGGCGGCCGCCGGCCAGCTCGATCCGGGAGCGCACGTCACCCTCCGCGCCGAGGACCGGCTGGGCGGCTGGGGAATCGCGGGCTGCGCCGACGACGTGGACATCTCCCTCCGCGACTGCGCCTACTTCGCCATGTCGCTGAGCGACAACACCGCCGCCGACGCGCTCATCCGCCGGGTCGGCGGGGACGCGGTCCGGATGCTCGTCGCGGAACTCGGCCTGGACCGGACGCGGTTCCTCGGTGGCCCGCGGCATCTGCTGCGCAGCATGTACGCCGACCTCGGGGCACGCGACGACCGGGAGTTCGCCGCCCGTTACCGGGCCCTGTCCCCCACCGAACGGCGTCGCTCGCTGAGCGTCTTCGACCCGCGGCGCACCACCTCCAGCACCGCCCGCGACATGACCCGGCTGCTCGGCCTGATCTGGCACGACCGGGCCGGTACCGCCGACGCCTGCGCCGCCGTCCGGCGCCTCATGACCCGGCAGTTGTCGTCCACCCGGCTGGCGTCCGGCTTCCCGCCCCCGGTGACCGTGGCCGCCAAATCGGGCACGCTGCCCGGCATGCACATGGAGGCAGGAGTCGTCCGGTACCCGGACGGCCGCCGGTACGCGCTGGCCGTCTTCGCCACCGCGCGGGACCTCCACACCCGCCCCGCCGACCTCGACGAGACGATCGGCCGGGTGGCCCACGCCGCCGTGGAGACGATCCGCGAGGGCCACGATGAGGCGGCGGGGAGCAGCAGGTAG
- a CDS encoding CbtB domain-containing protein, which translates to MAHTSAAPAPLSSPAVTKLPIRAILPWAAFFGLLMLVLLYFVGAEQGATSLLSGAGVHEWVHDGRHLLGFPCH; encoded by the coding sequence GTGGCTCACACCTCAGCCGCTCCTGCCCCCCTGTCCTCGCCGGCCGTGACGAAGCTGCCGATCCGGGCGATCCTGCCCTGGGCGGCGTTCTTCGGCCTGCTGATGCTGGTCCTGCTGTACTTCGTCGGCGCCGAGCAGGGCGCCACCTCCCTCCTCTCCGGCGCGGGCGTCCACGAGTGGGTGCACGATGGCCGGCACCTGCTCGGATTCCCCTGCCACTGA
- a CDS encoding CbtA family protein: MNSATVRTLLVRGMLAGLAAGLLAFGLAYLIGEPGVNAGIAYEDAHTHEHEMELVSRAVQSTGGLATAVLVFGTAVGGIAALVFCCALGRIGRFGARATAALIAASAFVAVYLVPFLKYPANPPGSNEPDTIGKRTALYFGMIALTVLVGVGAVIVGRRLAGRFGNWNATLGAAAGFLAVIALAMAFLPAVNETPEDFPATVLWQFRLASLGIQALLWTAFGVIFGILAERALRPHTPQADRATELPTPA, translated from the coding sequence ATGAATTCCGCCACCGTCCGTACGCTGCTGGTCCGCGGCATGCTGGCCGGCCTGGCCGCGGGTCTGCTGGCCTTCGGGCTGGCCTACCTGATCGGCGAGCCGGGAGTGAACGCGGGCATCGCGTACGAGGACGCCCACACCCACGAGCACGAGATGGAACTCGTCAGCCGTGCGGTGCAGTCCACCGGCGGCCTGGCCACCGCGGTGCTGGTCTTCGGCACCGCGGTGGGCGGGATCGCCGCGTTGGTGTTCTGCTGCGCCCTGGGGCGCATCGGCCGGTTCGGCGCACGGGCGACCGCCGCCCTGATCGCCGCAAGCGCCTTCGTCGCCGTCTACCTGGTGCCGTTCTTGAAGTACCCGGCCAATCCACCGGGGTCCAACGAGCCCGACACCATCGGCAAGCGCACCGCGCTGTACTTCGGGATGATCGCGCTGACCGTGCTGGTCGGCGTCGGCGCGGTGATCGTCGGCCGCCGCCTGGCCGGACGGTTCGGCAACTGGAACGCCACCCTCGGCGCGGCGGCGGGTTTCCTCGCGGTCATCGCCCTGGCCATGGCGTTCCTTCCCGCGGTCAACGAGACGCCCGAGGACTTCCCGGCCACCGTGCTGTGGCAGTTCCGTCTCGCCTCACTCGGCATTCAGGCACTGCTGTGGACCGCCTTCGGCGTGATCTTCGGCATCCTCGCCGAGCGGGCCCTACGACCGCACACCCCGCAGGCGGACCGGGCGACGGAACTGCCCACACCCGCCTGA
- a CDS encoding MBL fold metallo-hydrolase → MRWLGVAGWEMTFGGHRLLVDPYLTRQPYQDPQGGMDLARPLQVNARIIDWVLERHLTAAPEFVLVTHGHFDHLADVAPLLNHPKWRHEQVRVLGGETHLNLLRASGVPSSRTGDLLLVTGGEHLRHPLRSAESPRPAYTIEVFRSLHSQVGGYGFAPTGTLIRPPAAPATIGDLVEGGSLGYQVTVGSGPRVMFLSGTANFVEREVAGARPDVLVLGASGNAAVYDYFERVLKALGWPRVVVPSHHDDMVTPLDDPRVHDRVNRQVVDTLQGILGDRGRVLDPRHLEVLELPV, encoded by the coding sequence TTGCGGTGGCTGGGCGTCGCGGGCTGGGAGATGACGTTCGGCGGGCACCGCCTGCTCGTCGACCCGTATCTGACCCGCCAGCCCTACCAGGACCCGCAGGGCGGGATGGACCTGGCCCGACCGCTCCAGGTGAACGCGCGGATCATCGACTGGGTACTGGAGCGCCACCTGACCGCCGCCCCCGAGTTCGTCCTCGTCACCCACGGCCACTTCGACCATCTGGCCGACGTCGCACCCCTGTTGAACCACCCGAAGTGGCGGCACGAGCAGGTCCGTGTGCTCGGCGGTGAGACGCATCTGAACCTGCTGAGAGCGTCCGGTGTGCCGTCGTCGCGGACGGGCGACCTCCTCCTCGTCACGGGCGGCGAGCACCTCCGCCACCCCCTGCGGAGCGCCGAATCCCCCCGACCCGCCTACACGATCGAGGTCTTCCGCAGCCTGCACAGCCAGGTGGGCGGTTACGGCTTCGCGCCCACCGGCACGCTGATCCGGCCACCCGCCGCGCCGGCCACGATCGGCGATCTGGTGGAGGGCGGCTCGCTCGGCTACCAGGTCACCGTGGGCAGCGGGCCGCGGGTGATGTTCCTCAGCGGCACCGCCAACTTCGTCGAGCGCGAGGTCGCGGGGGCCCGGCCGGACGTGCTCGTCCTGGGCGCCAGCGGCAACGCGGCGGTGTACGACTATTTCGAGCGGGTGCTGAAGGCGCTCGGCTGGCCGCGCGTCGTCGTGCCCAGCCACCATGACGACATGGTCACGCCGTTGGACGATCCGCGGGTCCACGACCGCGTCAACCGGCAGGTCGTCGACACGCTCCAGGGCATCCTGGGTGACCGGGGGCGGGTTCTCGACCCCCGTCACCTGGAGGTCCTGGAACTGCCGGTGTGA
- a CDS encoding TetR/AcrR family transcriptional regulator C-terminal domain-containing protein codes for MARNGRAKEARDVGASLALLWGEQEQPSRGPKPSLTPGRIAQAAVALADAEGLDAVSMNKVAATFDVSAMALYRYVPGKGELFDLMIESILAERPDLSAAGDGWRAQVTEWARRCLRVYQGHTWLLAATAMRRQAMGPHQLGWLDAALAALEPTGLTAAQRHHVFILVVGLVRNLAQQSLDFDAERDREWNRLTGELLDRHADRFPALTKALADGGFAPDPDPLAFGMNCILDGVQALIDRAGAASS; via the coding sequence ATGGCCAGGAACGGAAGGGCCAAGGAGGCGCGTGATGTGGGCGCGAGCCTCGCGCTGCTGTGGGGCGAGCAGGAGCAGCCCTCCCGCGGGCCCAAGCCCAGCCTCACGCCCGGCCGTATCGCACAGGCCGCCGTGGCACTGGCCGACGCCGAGGGCCTGGACGCCGTCTCCATGAACAAGGTCGCCGCCACCTTCGACGTCTCGGCGATGGCGCTGTACCGCTACGTCCCCGGCAAGGGCGAACTCTTCGACCTCATGATCGAGTCGATCCTCGCCGAGCGGCCCGACCTGTCGGCGGCGGGGGACGGCTGGCGGGCTCAGGTGACCGAGTGGGCCCGTCGGTGTCTGCGCGTCTACCAGGGCCACACCTGGCTGCTCGCGGCCACCGCGATGCGGCGCCAGGCGATGGGTCCGCACCAGCTCGGCTGGCTGGACGCCGCGCTCGCGGCGCTGGAACCGACCGGGCTGACCGCGGCCCAGCGGCACCACGTCTTCATCCTCGTCGTCGGCCTGGTCCGCAACCTCGCTCAGCAGTCACTCGACTTCGACGCGGAGCGGGACCGGGAGTGGAACCGCCTCACCGGCGAGTTGCTGGACCGGCACGCCGACCGTTTCCCCGCCCTCACCAAAGCCCTCGCCGACGGTGGTTTCGCACCCGATCCCGACCCCCTCGCCTTCGGCATGAACTGCATTCTGGACGGCGTGCAGGCCCTCATCGACCGTGCCGGGGCTGCTTCGTCCTGA
- a CDS encoding LysR substrate-binding domain-containing protein, which yields MDLQRHLRHFLAVADALHFGRAAEALGMAQPPLSQSVRRLERELEVELFDRSGRRVALTSAGQALVPEARAMLAADRRLRARMAEARAAAARAPLRVGLVPGTPASVVRELLVGITEQAPEGEVELREIPGAEQARMLLDGRLDLGLLRHPVAAPELRTVPVAEERLGVVLPRLSALARQPQVELGELVGHDVVLFPRRTSPERHDEVLARCRQAGYVPGRVRAAESAEVLLALVVAGRGVGLVAEEAARHEPRVVWRRLAGEPLRGHVFAAWPRRSAHPLAARFGEVVARAQSDSGGRNDGGGGGRPGPVGSVPGLAGIGDSTGPWAVVYDG from the coding sequence GTGGATCTTCAGCGGCACCTTCGTCACTTCCTCGCCGTGGCAGACGCGTTGCACTTCGGCCGGGCGGCCGAGGCGCTGGGGATGGCGCAGCCGCCGTTGAGCCAGTCGGTCCGGCGGCTGGAGCGCGAGCTGGAGGTGGAGCTGTTCGACCGCTCGGGGCGGCGGGTGGCTCTGACGTCCGCGGGGCAGGCGCTGGTACCGGAGGCCCGCGCGATGCTGGCGGCCGACCGACGCCTGCGGGCGAGGATGGCCGAGGCCCGCGCGGCCGCCGCCCGGGCTCCGTTGCGGGTGGGGCTGGTGCCGGGAACGCCGGCGTCCGTGGTGCGTGAACTGCTGGTCGGTATCACGGAGCAGGCACCGGAAGGGGAGGTGGAACTGCGGGAGATCCCCGGGGCGGAGCAGGCGCGGATGCTGCTGGACGGGCGACTGGACCTGGGGCTGCTCCGGCATCCGGTGGCCGCGCCGGAACTGCGGACCGTTCCGGTGGCCGAGGAACGGCTCGGGGTGGTGCTGCCCCGTCTGTCCGCGCTGGCCCGCCAACCGCAGGTGGAGCTGGGCGAGTTGGTCGGGCACGACGTGGTCCTCTTCCCCCGCCGGACCTCCCCGGAGCGGCACGACGAGGTGCTGGCGCGGTGCCGGCAGGCCGGTTACGTCCCCGGGCGGGTGCGTGCGGCGGAGAGCGCGGAGGTGCTGCTGGCGCTGGTGGTGGCCGGCCGCGGGGTGGGCCTCGTGGCCGAGGAAGCCGCGCGGCACGAGCCGCGCGTGGTCTGGCGGCGGCTGGCCGGTGAGCCGTTGCGGGGGCACGTCTTCGCGGCCTGGCCGAGGAGGTCGGCGCATCCCCTGGCCGCGCGTTTCGGAGAGGTGGTGGCCCGGGCGCAGTCGGACAGCGGCGGTCGCAACGACGGCGGTGGCGGCGGCCGGCCGGGGCCGGTGGGGAGCGTTCCGGGCCTGGCCGGTATCGGGGACTCCACGGGCCCCTGGGCGGTCGTCTACGACGGGTAG
- a CDS encoding histidine phosphatase family protein, with amino-acid sequence MTIRLTLLTPAPGPALREARVDDDGSLDEPGRQQARALAGDLPTGDRQLSGPSRRCRETAAALGLDPAVDPALRELDLGTWRGRALDELAATDPDALAAWTTDPDAAPHGGESVSQLCRRIADWMDQLPDGTGRVLALADPSVARAAVVHALTAPPHAFWRIDLRPLTRVHLTGRAGRWNLRLG; translated from the coding sequence ATGACGATCAGGTTGACCTTGCTCACCCCGGCCCCCGGGCCCGCCCTGCGCGAGGCGCGGGTGGATGACGACGGCTCGTTGGACGAGCCCGGCCGGCAGCAGGCCCGGGCGCTCGCCGGCGACCTGCCGACGGGCGACCGCCAGCTCTCCGGCCCGAGCCGGCGCTGCCGGGAAACCGCCGCGGCCCTCGGCCTGGACCCCGCGGTCGACCCCGCGCTGCGCGAGCTCGACCTGGGCACCTGGCGCGGCCGCGCCCTCGACGAGCTGGCCGCCACCGATCCGGACGCGCTGGCGGCCTGGACGACCGACCCTGACGCCGCTCCCCACGGTGGCGAATCCGTCAGCCAGTTGTGCCGGCGCATCGCCGACTGGATGGATCAGCTGCCCGACGGCACCGGCCGCGTCCTGGCCCTCGCGGACCCCTCCGTGGCCCGCGCCGCCGTCGTCCACGCGCTGACCGCGCCCCCGCACGCGTTCTGGCGCATCGACCTGCGGCCGCTCACCCGCGTCCACCTCACGGGCCGTGCCGGCCGCTGGAACCTCCGACTCGGGTGA
- a CDS encoding alpha/beta fold hydrolase yields MLGTIVTASAAAVVAGPAAGLLGYRQFKRAAHTRRLRIASPEGIDESGFVRIGGIDQYVSVRGEDRRNPVILEIHGGPGASNLVFAPRTRAWEKHFTLVRWDLPGAGKTFGRGGPTGQGEMSLARLERDAVELTEHVRARLGVDKVLLVANSFGSVIGLRLARSHPELYSAYVGTDQNIAAGGRDRAAAHHALCERLRAAGKHKELATVTAMTADATVWSAQQWSQYAKLVVTTDPLTYDTMKTVVIRSLWFSPLHTLRELSTYLKGMTFAEQLGPQAVAIDEHAEGTAFRLPVFIFQGDQDVVTPPEPARQFLDDITAPVKDFALIRDAGHFASFRHPDQFLDLMLTKVRPVLTRNPVSS; encoded by the coding sequence ATGCTCGGCACCATCGTGACCGCTTCCGCCGCGGCCGTCGTCGCCGGCCCCGCCGCCGGCCTGCTGGGTTACCGGCAGTTCAAGCGCGCCGCCCACACGCGGCGGCTGCGCATCGCGTCTCCCGAGGGCATCGACGAATCCGGCTTCGTCCGGATCGGCGGCATCGACCAGTACGTGTCCGTCCGCGGCGAGGACCGCCGCAACCCCGTGATCCTGGAGATCCACGGCGGCCCCGGCGCCTCCAACCTCGTCTTCGCGCCGCGCACCCGGGCCTGGGAGAAGCACTTCACCCTCGTGCGGTGGGACCTGCCCGGCGCCGGTAAGACCTTCGGCCGCGGCGGACCGACCGGACAGGGCGAGATGAGCCTGGCCCGGCTGGAGCGCGACGCCGTGGAGCTGACCGAGCACGTACGCGCCCGGCTCGGGGTCGACAAGGTGCTCCTGGTCGCCAACTCCTTCGGCAGCGTCATCGGGCTCCGTCTGGCCCGCAGCCACCCCGAGCTCTACTCCGCGTACGTCGGCACCGACCAGAACATCGCCGCGGGCGGCCGCGACCGGGCGGCCGCCCACCACGCCCTGTGCGAGCGGCTGCGCGCGGCGGGCAAGCACAAGGAACTCGCCACCGTCACCGCCATGACGGCGGACGCGACGGTCTGGAGTGCCCAGCAGTGGTCGCAGTACGCCAAGCTCGTCGTCACCACCGACCCGCTGACCTACGACACCATGAAGACCGTGGTCATCCGCTCCCTGTGGTTCTCCCCGCTCCACACGCTCCGCGAGCTGTCCACGTACCTGAAGGGCATGACCTTCGCCGAACAGCTCGGGCCGCAGGCCGTCGCCATCGACGAGCACGCCGAAGGCACCGCGTTCCGCTTGCCGGTCTTCATCTTCCAGGGCGACCAGGACGTCGTCACTCCGCCCGAGCCGGCCCGGCAGTTCCTCGACGACATCACCGCGCCGGTCAAGGACTTCGCCCTCATCCGGGACGCCGGCCACTTCGCGTCCTTCCGCCACCCCGACCAGTTCCTCGACCTCATGCTCACCAAGGTCCGCCCGGTGCTCACCCGGAATCCGGTCAGCAGCTGA